A region of Myxococcus stipitatus DSM 14675 DNA encodes the following proteins:
- a CDS encoding 2,3-bisphosphoglycerate-dependent phosphoglycerate mutase has translation MPLLALVRHGQSLWNHENRFTGLVDVPLTDKGREEARLAARALQGLTFDVAYTSALIRAQETLDIILKALRQHPPIIRDAALNERGYGDLQGLNKADAAQRFGDEQVKLWRRSYDVRPPNGESLEMTAQRVLPFYDRAISGDIRLGKNVLVVAHGNSNRSLVMKLDRLSGEQVVGLELATGVPLLYELSADTAVLSKQTLTP, from the coding sequence ATGCCCCTCCTCGCACTCGTCCGTCATGGTCAGTCGCTGTGGAACCACGAGAACCGCTTCACGGGCCTCGTGGACGTGCCCCTCACCGACAAAGGCCGAGAAGAGGCGCGGCTCGCCGCGCGGGCGCTCCAGGGCCTCACGTTCGACGTCGCCTATACGTCCGCGCTCATCCGCGCGCAGGAGACGCTCGACATCATCCTCAAGGCCCTGCGCCAGCACCCGCCCATCATCCGGGATGCCGCCCTCAACGAGCGCGGCTACGGCGACCTCCAGGGGCTCAACAAGGCGGATGCGGCCCAGCGCTTCGGCGACGAGCAGGTGAAGCTCTGGCGGCGCTCCTACGACGTCCGCCCCCCGAATGGCGAGTCCCTGGAGATGACCGCCCAGCGCGTGCTGCCCTTCTACGACCGGGCCATCAGCGGCGACATCCGCCTGGGGAAGAACGTCCTCGTCGTGGCCCATGGGAACTCGAATCGCTCCCTGGTGATGAAGCTGGACCGGCTCTCCGGGGAGCAGGTGGTGGGGCTGGAGCTGGCGACCGGGGTCCCCCTCCTCTACGAGCTGTCCGCCGATACAGCCGTGCTGTCCAAACAGACTCTCACGCCTTGA
- a CDS encoding DUF4476 domain-containing protein translates to MKALALAVALLTAAPSLAQDNNADKLRAPAPTAATTETEAAQKSEMTAEGADAAKFRAPPPGRPMPNYPGYEPGSGPNYPYPPNHTGTLVVLSREELTERLERMEELLEYLDERADRNTRTRLRRAQETLNTLMRQVSEAPLLATVMPRPQPPPPPREPVIRPMSQNAFGKLDDAIARENFNDDKLRVLYAGIHNNNFLCSQVAALLERFPFTNDKLNALRALKPRIIDPENHFILINLFKFSSDKKRAQEVLSQR, encoded by the coding sequence ATGAAGGCCCTCGCCCTCGCAGTCGCCCTGCTGACCGCCGCTCCCTCCCTCGCGCAAGACAACAACGCGGACAAGCTCCGGGCTCCCGCCCCCACCGCGGCGACGACCGAGACCGAGGCCGCGCAGAAGAGCGAGATGACCGCCGAGGGCGCCGACGCCGCGAAGTTCCGCGCTCCCCCGCCGGGCCGCCCGATGCCGAACTACCCGGGCTACGAGCCGGGCTCCGGCCCGAACTACCCCTACCCGCCGAACCACACGGGCACGCTGGTGGTCCTCAGCCGCGAGGAGCTGACCGAGCGCCTGGAGCGGATGGAGGAGCTGCTCGAGTACCTGGACGAGCGCGCGGACCGCAACACCCGCACCCGGCTGCGTCGCGCGCAGGAGACCCTGAACACCCTGATGCGTCAGGTCTCCGAGGCGCCCCTGCTCGCCACGGTGATGCCGCGTCCGCAGCCGCCCCCGCCGCCGCGCGAGCCGGTCATCCGCCCGATGTCGCAGAACGCCTTCGGGAAGCTCGATGACGCCATCGCCCGTGAGAACTTCAACGACGACAAGCTCCGCGTCCTCTACGCGGGCATCCACAACAACAACTTCCTGTGCTCGCAGGTCGCCGCGTTGCTGGAGCGCTTCCCGTTCACCAATGACAAGCTGAACGCGCTGCGCGCCCTCAAGCCGCGCATCATCGACCCGGAGAACCACTTCATCCTCATCAACCTCTTCAAGTTCTCCAGCGACAAGAAGCGCGCCCAGGAAGTCCTGTCGCAGCGCTGA
- the hemN gene encoding oxygen-independent coproporphyrinogen III oxidase: METLPGVPRPSPELLSRYDVSGPRYTSYPTAPEWRRDFGPESLDERLRSAGAREPSEPLSLYVHLPFCHSLCWYCGCNVVISKDSSAADRYLDHLVMELDLVAERLGSRRRLSQIHWGGGTPTFLTEPQLERLWTELTRRFTPMPDAEVAIEVHPSVTTGEQLSLLRALGFNRLSMGLQDFDSRVQEATNRLQTPERTRSLLEHARALGFTGVNFDLIYGLPYQEPRSWARTLKTVLEMRPDRLAVYSFAFMPEVLKHQRRMPADAIPGASVKLELFRAAASAFVGAGYQPIGMDHFAVPEDELARALSERRLGRNFQGYTVKAASDVVALGSTGISDVDGAYAQNVRPLPAYYERISQGRLATERGLLLTEDDRRRRGVITQLMCNAWVDLGEDSLRDFAPELERLRPFEEDGLLVRSGTQLELTALGKLFVRNVAMVFDARLAKAERPRFSRTV; the protein is encoded by the coding sequence CCCCCGTCCCTCGCCGGAGCTGCTGAGCCGGTATGACGTCTCCGGGCCTCGCTACACGAGCTACCCCACCGCGCCGGAGTGGCGCCGGGACTTCGGCCCCGAATCGCTGGACGAGCGACTGCGGAGCGCGGGGGCGCGCGAGCCCTCGGAGCCTCTCTCGCTCTATGTCCACCTGCCGTTCTGCCACAGCCTCTGCTGGTACTGCGGCTGCAACGTGGTCATCAGCAAGGACTCCAGCGCGGCGGACCGGTACCTGGACCACCTGGTGATGGAGCTGGACCTGGTGGCGGAACGGCTGGGGTCTCGGCGGCGGCTCTCCCAGATTCACTGGGGCGGAGGCACCCCGACGTTCCTCACGGAGCCGCAGCTCGAGCGGCTCTGGACGGAGCTCACGCGGCGCTTCACGCCGATGCCCGACGCGGAGGTGGCCATCGAGGTCCATCCCTCCGTGACGACCGGGGAGCAGCTCTCGCTGCTGCGCGCGCTGGGCTTCAACCGGCTGTCCATGGGGTTGCAGGACTTCGACTCGCGCGTGCAGGAGGCGACGAACCGGCTCCAGACGCCCGAGCGGACCCGGAGCCTGCTGGAGCATGCGCGCGCGCTGGGCTTCACGGGCGTGAACTTCGACCTCATCTACGGCCTGCCGTATCAGGAGCCTCGGAGCTGGGCTCGGACGCTGAAGACCGTGCTGGAGATGCGGCCGGACCGGCTCGCCGTCTACTCGTTCGCGTTCATGCCGGAGGTGCTCAAGCACCAGCGGCGGATGCCGGCCGACGCGATTCCTGGCGCCTCCGTGAAGCTGGAACTCTTCCGCGCGGCGGCGTCCGCCTTCGTGGGCGCGGGCTATCAGCCCATCGGCATGGACCACTTCGCTGTGCCGGAGGATGAGCTGGCCCGCGCACTGTCGGAGCGGCGCCTGGGGCGCAACTTCCAGGGCTACACGGTGAAGGCGGCCTCGGACGTGGTGGCGCTGGGCAGCACGGGCATCAGCGACGTGGACGGGGCCTATGCGCAGAACGTCCGCCCGCTGCCCGCCTACTACGAGCGGATTTCGCAGGGGCGGCTCGCCACGGAGCGCGGCCTGCTGCTCACGGAGGATGACCGGAGGCGCCGGGGTGTCATCACCCAGCTCATGTGCAATGCCTGGGTGGACCTGGGCGAAGACAGCCTCCGCGACTTCGCGCCCGAGCTGGAGCGGCTGCGCCCGTTCGAGGAGGACGGGCTGCTCGTCCGCTCGGGGACGCAGCTCGAGCTGACGGCCCTGGGGAAGCTCTTCGTTCGCAACGTGGCGATGGTGTTCGACGCGCGCCTCGCGAAGGCCGAGCGACCGCGCTTCTCGCGGACCGTGTAG